In Patescibacteria group bacterium, a single window of DNA contains:
- a CDS encoding cysteine desulfurase family protein, with protein sequence MQKIYLDNSATTPVDREVLRAMLPYFSEKFGNPSSVHSLGQEGAEAILEAREKIARFLGCQKEEIIFTSGATEANNLALKGVMQACFQKTGKKGHLITSQIEHKAILEPAQVLEKEGYKVTYLPVSGEGIVKMREVRKAIRDNTVLISLMYANSETGAIQPISEVGQMVKKINLKRVNKIFVHTDAAQAVQYLDCNINSLGVDLLTLAGHKIYTPKGVGALYVKKGTPIVPIQQGGSQEYDLRAGTENVPYIVALAKACELVAQNRLRISKKLAKLRDYLIQKIEKDIPHCQLNGPREERRLPNNVNFSFKGAEGESIVLDLDLEGIAVSTGSACTSHDLKPSHVLTAMGISPEIAHGSIRITLSKYTTAAEINKLIQILPKIVERFRKMAPK encoded by the coding sequence ATGCAAAAAATTTATTTAGATAATTCAGCCACTACGCCCGTTGATCGGGAAGTATTGCGAGCAATGTTGCCTTATTTTAGCGAAAAATTTGGCAATCCATCCTCGGTCCACTCTCTTGGTCAGGAGGGAGCAGAAGCGATTTTAGAGGCGCGGGAAAAAATCGCGCGGTTTTTGGGGTGTCAAAAAGAAGAAATTATTTTTACAAGTGGAGCCACGGAAGCAAATAATCTAGCTTTAAAAGGAGTAATGCAGGCTTGTTTTCAAAAAACGGGTAAAAAGGGTCATCTTATTACCTCTCAAATTGAACATAAAGCGATTTTGGAACCCGCGCAGGTTTTAGAAAAGGAAGGATATAAAGTGACTTATCTTCCTGTGAGCGGGGAGGGGATTGTGAAGATGCGAGAAGTGCGGAAAGCAATTAGGGATAATACGGTTTTAATTAGTTTGATGTACGCAAATTCCGAAACCGGAGCAATCCAGCCGATTTCAGAAGTTGGTCAAATGGTCAAAAAGATTAATTTGAAAAGGGTGAACAAAATTTTTGTTCACACCGATGCGGCGCAAGCCGTACAATACTTAGATTGTAATATAAATAGTTTAGGGGTTGATTTACTCACTTTAGCTGGGCATAAGATTTATACTCCCAAAGGGGTGGGCGCTTTATATGTGAAGAAGGGGACGCCGATTGTTCCCATTCAACAGGGCGGTTCTCAAGAATATGATTTGCGGGCAGGGACGGAAAATGTGCCCTATATTGTGGCATTGGCAAAGGCTTGTGAGCTCGTGGCTCAAAATCGGCTTCGGATTAGCAAAAAATTAGCTAAATTACGTGATTATTTGATTCAAAAGATTGAAAAAGATATCCCTCATTGCCAACTCAACGGTCCGAGAGAGGAGCGGAGATTGCCCAATAATGTTAATTTTAGCTTTAAAGGCGCTGAAGGCGAGAGTATTGTTTTGGATTTAGATTTGGAGGGGATTGCGGTCTCCACGGGTTCGGCTTGCACTTCTCATGATTTAAAGCCCTCCCATGTGTTAACCGCGATGGGCATTTCGCCGGAAATCGCGCATGGTAGTATCCGGATTACTTTAAGTAAATATACTACTGCCGCGGAAATTAATAAGTTAATTCAAATTTTACCGAAAATTGTAGAGCGTTTCCGTAAAATGGCACCAAAGTAA
- the nifU gene encoding Fe-S cluster assembly scaffold protein NifU, whose protein sequence is MYSKKVLDHFQNPRNQGKIENPDGVGQVGNPVCGDIMKVYIKVKDNKISDIKFETLGCGAAIATSSMITELARGKTLEEAVKISRQDIANELGGLPAVKMHCSNLAADALKKAIEDSRRRR, encoded by the coding sequence ATGTATTCAAAAAAAGTTCTAGACCATTTCCAAAATCCTCGCAATCAAGGAAAAATAGAAAATCCCGATGGAGTGGGTCAGGTAGGCAACCCAGTTTGCGGAGATATTATGAAGGTCTATATTAAAGTTAAAGATAATAAAATCAGTGATATTAAATTTGAGACCTTGGGCTGCGGCGCGGCGATTGCCACCTCTTCAATGATTACCGAGCTAGCTCGCGGTAAAACTTTGGAAGAGGCAGTAAAAATTTCCCGCCAAGACATTGCCAATGAATTAGGGGGCTTGCCAGCTGTGAAAATGCACTGCTCTAATTTAGCCGCCGACGCCCTAAAGAAAGCGATTGAAGATTCCCGTCGCAGGCGTTAA
- a CDS encoding nucleotide pyrophosphohydrolase, which produces MPQNTKNNIGIEEMLLYSLKLWKKHQKEWSPLEAKYAKYRLLWLIGELGEVIDIIKKDGEKAIMQNQSVRTKLIEEVTDCYMYLADTLNCYKVTSKKFSQIYHQKMKYNLGREYKKRKYLKREEESTEERTR; this is translated from the coding sequence ATGCCCCAAAATACCAAAAATAACATCGGAATAGAAGAGATGCTGCTTTATTCTCTTAAGCTCTGGAAAAAGCACCAAAAAGAGTGGTCTCCTCTGGAAGCAAAATATGCCAAATACAGGCTCTTGTGGCTTATCGGCGAATTAGGCGAGGTGATAGATATCATTAAAAAAGACGGGGAAAAAGCGATAATGCAAAATCAATCCGTGCGCACTAAACTCATAGAAGAAGTCACAGACTGTTATATGTATCTCGCAGACACTCTAAATTGCTATAAAGTGACAAGTAAAAAATTTAGTCAGATTTACCATCAAAAAATGAAATATAATCTGGGAAGAGAATATAAAAAAAGAAAATATCTAAAACGAGAGGAGGAGTCAACAGAAGAAAGGACGAGGTAA
- a CDS encoding peptidoglycan DD-metalloendopeptidase family protein: MKIFVAAIKRKVILFLIILLAVNSVSLKPIRAQDNSEEEKASILDLQNQIQDKAGQIDEIQDKIAAYEKEVDNLQNKAATLKGHINILDSQINKTEDEVNLLNSEIQQKELEIKKLALDINLTQKEIDKKLEEIETILQEINSLDEDYLGSEEAESRGIIDIIIQFFKVIIKYNSWAEYEKTVEDTSTINDILKQKRDKLSDLQANLEADKKMTENKVAELTDRRKELENKQQVLAEEKTAKKEILSQTQENEEKYEALLEKAAAAQRALNQEVVTLKEEVRKKIATLQEGAQNLNAILTWPIPYRRITSTFHDPSYPYRRYFEHNAIDIACPQGTPIYAPAAGYVARTRDAGYGYNYITLIHTEKLQTRYGHVSAFAVQEGDFVKAGQIIGYTGATPGTPGAGYFTTGPHLHFEVHIGTDEIDSASGQTYTHWEATNPLQYLP; the protein is encoded by the coding sequence TTGAAAATTTTTGTTGCGGCGATAAAACGGAAAGTAATATTATTTTTGATAATACTTTTAGCTGTTAACTCTGTTTCCCTTAAGCCTATCCGAGCCCAAGATAATTCTGAAGAGGAGAAAGCGAGCATCCTTGATCTCCAAAATCAGATTCAAGACAAAGCCGGTCAAATTGACGAAATCCAAGATAAAATTGCTGCTTATGAAAAAGAAGTTGATAATCTCCAAAACAAAGCCGCCACCTTGAAAGGGCATATCAACATTCTGGACAGCCAAATTAATAAAACCGAAGATGAAGTCAACCTTCTTAATAGCGAAATCCAACAGAAAGAGCTGGAAATTAAAAAACTGGCTCTAGATATCAACCTTACCCAAAAAGAGATTGATAAAAAGCTAGAAGAAATTGAAACAATTCTCCAAGAAATTAATAGTCTAGATGAGGACTATCTGGGAAGCGAGGAAGCAGAAAGCCGCGGTATTATTGATATCATTATTCAATTTTTTAAAGTAATTATTAAATACAACAGTTGGGCTGAATATGAAAAGACAGTAGAGGATACCAGTACAATCAACGACATTTTGAAACAAAAACGAGATAAGCTTAGTGACCTTCAGGCAAATCTAGAGGCAGACAAGAAGATGACGGAAAACAAGGTAGCGGAACTCACTGATAGAAGAAAAGAGTTGGAAAATAAACAACAGGTGCTCGCCGAGGAAAAGACGGCTAAAAAAGAAATCCTCTCCCAGACGCAAGAGAATGAGGAAAAATATGAAGCTCTTCTGGAAAAAGCGGCGGCGGCTCAAAGAGCTTTGAACCAGGAAGTAGTTACCTTAAAAGAAGAAGTAAGGAAGAAGATCGCCACCTTGCAGGAGGGAGCGCAGAACTTGAATGCGATTCTTACTTGGCCTATCCCTTACCGCCGCATTACCTCCACCTTCCATGACCCCTCTTATCCTTACCGTCGTTATTTTGAGCATAATGCCATTGATATCGCCTGTCCCCAAGGTACACCGATCTATGCTCCTGCCGCGGGATATGTCGCGCGTACGCGCGATGCCGGTTATGGCTACAATTATATTACCCTAATTCACACTGAAAAATTACAAACCCGTTATGGCCATGTTTCCGCCTTTGCAGTCCAAGAAGGGGATTTTGTAAAGGCAGGGCAGATTATTGGCTATACTGGCGCTACACCAGGTACGCCCGGCGCTGGTTATTTTACCACCGGTCCTCATCTCCATTTTGAAGTCCATATTGGCACAGACGAAATTGACAGCGCAAGCGGACAAACTTACACACACTGGGAGGCGACAAATCCGCTTCAATATTTACCTTAA
- the gltX gene encoding glutamate--tRNA ligase, translated as MQPQSSINIMENQIKIRVRIAPSPTGPLHIGTARSALFNYLFAKKNQGKFILRIEDTDIERSDPKWEKDVIKNLKWLGIKYDEGPDQEGEYGPYRQSERIKIYHKYLEQLLKQGNAYYCYCTEKELADERLLQQTKGEPPRYSGKCHNLISAQTEQYEKEGRQPVIRFKMPNQKIKFQDLIRGELEFDGALIGDFVIAKGLDIPLYNFAVVIDDYTMKISHVIRGEDHIANTPKQIAMQKALALGTPQYAHLPLILNPDRSKMSKRKAQNGGAVIPVAVQEFRAEGYLPEALINYMVFLGWNPKDNREIFTLAELIREFSLERLNKSGAVFNLEKLNNMNGYYIRKMKSGDLTQLILQGKFLKYNLKAYSKTYLEKAIKTVQERLKKLNEVQEFSHFYFQKPNYNPELLIWKNAPQRDIKINLEIGEKALSALKDQDYTKESLEKTLRKTITKHKIGTGELLWPLRVALTGEKASPGPFEVAEVLGKKEVLSRINTAIEKLK; from the coding sequence ATGCAACCTCAAAGTAGCATAAATATTATGGAAAATCAAATAAAAATCCGCGTCCGCATTGCTCCAAGCCCCACCGGTCCTTTGCATATCGGCACAGCGCGATCCGCGCTTTTTAATTATCTTTTTGCAAAAAAAAATCAAGGAAAATTCATTTTAAGGATAGAAGACACAGATATAGAACGTTCCGATCCCAAATGGGAAAAAGATGTAATTAAAAATTTAAAATGGTTAGGCATTAAATATGATGAAGGACCGGATCAAGAAGGAGAATATGGACCTTATAGGCAATCGGAAAGAATCAAAATCTATCATAAATACTTGGAACAACTCTTAAAACAAGGTAATGCTTATTATTGCTACTGCACGGAAAAGGAATTAGCTGACGAACGGCTTTTACAACAGACTAAAGGCGAGCCGCCGCGTTATTCCGGCAAATGCCATAATTTAATCTCTGCGCAAACTGAACAATATGAAAAAGAGGGGAGACAGCCAGTAATCCGTTTTAAAATGCCGAACCAAAAAATCAAATTCCAAGATTTAATCCGCGGCGAGCTGGAATTTGACGGCGCGCTCATCGGGGATTTTGTGATTGCGAAAGGCTTGGATATACCCCTTTATAATTTTGCGGTCGTTATTGATGATTACACAATGAAAATCTCCCACGTCATCCGCGGCGAAGACCATATTGCCAACACTCCCAAACAAATCGCAATGCAAAAAGCATTGGCTCTAGGGACGCCCCAATATGCCCATCTCCCTTTAATCTTAAATCCGGATCGCTCCAAAATGAGTAAGCGCAAAGCGCAGAATGGGGGAGCGGTCATTCCAGTCGCCGTCCAAGAATTCAGGGCAGAAGGCTATCTGCCCGAAGCGCTTATTAATTATATGGTTTTCTTGGGCTGGAATCCTAAGGATAACCGCGAGATTTTTACTCTAGCAGAGCTAATCAGAGAGTTCTCTTTGGAAAGATTGAATAAAAGCGGGGCTGTATTTAATCTTGAAAAATTAAACAATATGAACGGCTACTATATCCGCAAGATGAAAAGCGGGGATCTGACGCAACTGATTCTGCAAGGAAAATTCTTGAAGTATAACCTCAAAGCCTATTCAAAAACTTATCTTGAAAAAGCGATTAAAACCGTACAGGAAAGATTGAAAAAACTCAATGAAGTTCAGGAATTTAGCCATTTTTACTTCCAAAAACCGAATTATAATCCTGAACTTTTAATCTGGAAAAATGCACCGCAGAGAGATATAAAAATAAATTTGGAAATAGGAGAAAAGGCATTATCTGCCCTGAAAGACCAAGATTACACAAAGGAATCTTTAGAAAAAACTTTAAGAAAAACAATTACCAAGCATAAAATCGGAACAGGGGAATTATTGTGGCCCCTGCGTGTTGCTTTGACCGGAGAGAAAGCCTCGCCCGGCCCTTTTGAAGTGGCAGAGGTTTTAGGAAAAAAAGAGGTCTTAAGCCGTATAAATACAGCCATTGAAAAATTAAAATAA
- a CDS encoding glycosyltransferase: MITLIITAYKEPKTLEKQLINITRQLSKRNVSAEILVCAPDPGTQEIALNYHKNNPQVKLLKDKGIGKPAALNIAFSEAKNDILILTDGDVEIGEEAISEILKPFKNPKIGAVSGRPISINPRSNIFGFWAYILTEMAHKIRLQRAKEGKYIDCSGYLYAMRGNLVKNIPENTLSDDALISSLIHHKGYQIAYTHEAKVYIKYPDNFKDWNKQKKRSTGGYVQLPDLLVGAGLVPAIPKATSRVTPTEMRSFRQETRGIFQIFKYARNPQEFWWTILLIFARIYLWWLIFWELKIKKTPFVKMWQRVESTKINPN; encoded by the coding sequence ATGATTACTTTAATCATCACGGCTTACAAAGAGCCAAAAACTTTAGAAAAACAACTTATAAACATAACGCGCCAATTATCCAAGCGTAATGTCTCCGCTGAAATTTTGGTTTGCGCTCCAGATCCCGGAACTCAAGAAATCGCTTTAAATTACCACAAAAATAACCCTCAAGTCAAGTTATTGAAAGATAAAGGAATAGGGAAGCCTGCCGCTCTAAATATTGCTTTTTCAGAAGCAAAGAACGATATCCTAATTTTAACTGATGGAGATGTAGAAATAGGGGAAGAAGCGATTTCGGAAATCTTAAAACCATTTAAAAACCCAAAAATAGGCGCGGTTTCCGGACGGCCAATTTCAATCAATCCCAGGTCAAATATTTTTGGTTTTTGGGCTTATATTCTAACAGAAATGGCGCACAAAATTCGTCTTCAAAGAGCAAAAGAGGGGAAATATATAGATTGTTCTGGCTATCTTTATGCTATGCGCGGTAATTTAGTCAAAAATATTCCCGAAAATACTCTTTCTGATGATGCTTTGATTTCCAGCCTGATTCATCACAAAGGTTACCAAATTGCCTATACCCACGAGGCAAAAGTATACATAAAATACCCGGATAATTTTAAAGATTGGAACAAGCAAAAGAAGAGGTCAACGGGAGGGTATGTGCAATTGCCGGATCTTCTCGTAGGGGCAGGTCTTGTACCTGCCATCCCCAAGGCGACCTCAAGGGTCACCCCTACAGAAATGCGTAGCTTTCGCCAGGAGACCCGGGGGATTTTCCAGATCTTTAAATACGCCCGAAATCCCCAAGAATTCTGGTGGACGATCCTTCTAATCTTTGCTAGAATATATCTGTGGTGGCTCATTTTCTGGGAGCTAAAAATAAAAAAAACACCCTTCGTGAAAATGTGGCAAAGGGTGGAAAGTACAAAAATAAATCCGAATTAA
- a CDS encoding HTH domain-containing protein, which translates to MAVRCGKFTKTDGVIRLLRLLQTPRTLSEIVDFLDLNQRTVWRYFRELKRSGVPIVRFKEDSAFKYSLYPEGWALKKVIFKTPEGDKAVDVQDCLIVRLQE; encoded by the coding sequence ATGGCTGTGCGTTGCGGTAAATTCACAAAAACTGATGGTGTAATCCGGTTATTGCGCTTACTGCAAACACCCCGGACACTATCAGAAATAGTTGATTTTCTTGATTTAAATCAAAGGACTGTATGGCGGTATTTCAGAGAGTTGAAGCGATCGGGTGTTCCTATTGTCCGTTTTAAGGAGGATTCTGCGTTTAAATACTCTTTGTATCCTGAAGGCTGGGCATTAAAAAAAGTCATTTTCAAAACACCTGAAGGAGATAAGGCGGTAGATGTTCAAGATTGCCTTATAGTGCGCTTGCAAGAATAG
- the thpR gene encoding RNA 2',3'-cyclic phosphodiesterase has protein sequence MPVTRFFIALILPHEVKKRIQGIQKELAPLFPPQTHWINAENLHLTLAFLGDRRLEEIATISQILQDLAPKTSPLVLKPHYLKSFGSVLGIKMLSKKSQKLHQNLVNAFRKAKIIYHESHKFTPHITIARLKTRPLKKVKKNIRFPAFKLEEITLIKSTLFSKGAKYDVVHHYSCKRTIRQS, from the coding sequence ATGCCCGTTACACGTTTTTTCATTGCCTTAATCCTGCCTCACGAGGTAAAAAAGCGCATTCAAGGAATCCAAAAAGAGCTTGCTCCGCTTTTTCCTCCTCAAACTCATTGGATTAACGCGGAAAATTTACATCTTACCCTTGCTTTTTTAGGGGATCGCAGGTTAGAGGAAATAGCTACAATTAGCCAAATTCTCCAAGATTTGGCTCCAAAAACCAGCCCCCTTGTTTTAAAGCCCCATTATTTAAAGAGTTTTGGCTCTGTTTTAGGAATTAAAATGCTTAGCAAAAAATCCCAAAAACTTCATCAGAATTTAGTAAATGCTTTTCGAAAAGCCAAAATTATTTACCACGAAAGCCATAAATTTACCCCCCACATCACCATCGCAAGGCTTAAAACGAGACCCCTAAAAAAAGTTAAAAAAAATATTCGTTTTCCTGCCTTTAAACTGGAAGAAATCACCCTCATAAAAAGCACCCTCTTCTCAAAGGGTGCAAAATATGATGTAGTCCATCACTATTCTTGCAAGCGCACTATAAGGCAATCTTGA
- the amrS gene encoding AmmeMemoRadiSam system radical SAM enzyme, producing the protein MREAILYKKLKDQKVRCNVCSRRCVVSEGCRGYCETRLNQGGKLYTLIYGLASSVCIDPIEKKPVFHYQPGTKVLSLGAWGCNLRCVFCQNYDITYINGNRLEKTAERVFEQKNSSEDIPKKGILEPKLISEIARKEGCQGIAWTYNEPTIWLEYTLDASKFAKKEGLYTVYVTNGYATPEALDTIGPYLDVWRVDIKSMEDKFYQEIAKVPRVSPILENTIRAQKKWKMHIEAVTNIIPTLNDSDTNLEKTAKWICKNLGEKTPWHITRFFPCLGLKHLPMTPIETLERAEEIGKKAGLKFVYLGNIAGHPGENTICPRCGNLIIERAGYKVDLTGLNKDGRCKKCGEELNIII; encoded by the coding sequence ATGCGAGAGGCAATTTTATACAAAAAACTAAAAGACCAAAAGGTGCGCTGTAATGTTTGCAGCCGCCGTTGTGTAGTTTCCGAAGGTTGCCGTGGCTATTGTGAAACGCGGTTGAATCAGGGAGGCAAGCTCTATACTTTGATTTACGGTTTAGCTTCCTCTGTGTGTATAGACCCAATTGAAAAGAAACCCGTGTTTCATTATCAGCCAGGGACTAAGGTGCTATCCCTTGGCGCTTGGGGTTGCAATTTGCGTTGTGTCTTTTGTCAAAATTATGACATCACTTATATAAATGGCAATCGTTTAGAAAAAACTGCAGAAAGGGTTTTTGAACAAAAAAATAGTTCAGAAGATATTCCTAAAAAAGGGATATTAGAGCCAAAGTTGATTTCTGAAATAGCACGAAAAGAAGGTTGCCAAGGCATTGCTTGGACTTATAATGAACCCACAATTTGGCTGGAATATACTTTAGACGCTTCCAAATTTGCTAAGAAGGAGGGGCTTTATACAGTTTATGTTACCAATGGTTATGCCACGCCCGAAGCCCTGGATACCATTGGTCCTTATTTAGATGTCTGGCGGGTGGATATTAAAAGTATGGAGGATAAATTCTACCAAGAGATTGCCAAAGTGCCTCGGGTCTCCCCTATCTTAGAGAATACAATCCGCGCTCAAAAGAAATGGAAAATGCATATTGAAGCGGTGACCAATATAATACCTACACTAAACGATTCGGATACTAATTTGGAAAAAACCGCGAAGTGGATTTGTAAAAATTTAGGAGAAAAGACCCCTTGGCATATTACTCGTTTTTTCCCTTGTCTGGGCTTAAAGCATCTCCCAATGACACCCATTGAAACCCTAGAGCGCGCCGAAGAGATTGGTAAAAAAGCAGGCTTAAAATTCGTTTATTTAGGCAATATCGCTGGCCATCCTGGTGAAAATACCATTTGCCCCCGTTGCGGCAATCTTATTATTGAACGCGCAGGTTACAAAGTGGATTTGACGGGATTAAATAAGGATGGCAGATGTAAGAAATGCGGAGAGGAACTAAATATTATTATTTGA
- a CDS encoding class III extradiol dioxygenase subunit B-like domain-containing protein, translating to MLSFVYISPHPPLLLPAVGSAEDRRKIRKTIKNLEFLGEKLKKIKPDIIVISSPHSDWGFNVPLHFLANGFKGEIKPYLTDIESPKYYFEQGKKMFNALEKNKKYALIASGDLSHCLKDEGPYGFHPNGPKFDQEFIDSLKKKDIQNLLTLDEKYPDAGECGLRSFCFVLGILEASGIGWQPEILSYEGPFGVGYLVAEIRLE from the coding sequence ATGCTTTCTTTTGTTTATATTTCCCCTCACCCGCCGCTTTTACTGCCTGCCGTAGGTTCTGCAGAAGATCGGCGGAAGATTCGAAAGACGATCAAAAATTTAGAATTTTTAGGAGAGAAGTTAAAGAAAATTAAGCCTGACATAATTGTTATTTCTTCTCCTCATTCGGATTGGGGTTTTAATGTTCCTCTGCATTTTCTCGCTAATGGTTTTAAAGGCGAGATTAAGCCTTATTTAACGGATATAGAGTCGCCAAAATATTATTTTGAACAGGGCAAGAAGATGTTTAACGCATTAGAGAAAAATAAGAAGTATGCCCTGATTGCTTCAGGGGATCTTTCCCATTGCCTTAAAGACGAAGGACCGTATGGATTTCATCCCAATGGTCCCAAATTTGACCAAGAATTCATTGATTCTTTAAAGAAAAAAGATATTCAAAATCTTTTGACTTTAGATGAAAAATATCCCGATGCCGGAGAGTGCGGTTTGAGATCATTTTGTTTTGTTTTGGGTATTCTGGAAGCCTCGGGAATCGGTTGGCAGCCAGAGATTTTGTCTTACGAAGGACCTTTTGGGGTAGGATATTTGGTGGCGGAGATTAGATTGGAATAA
- the amrA gene encoding AmmeMemoRadiSam system protein A, which yields MNPYSSLAKQALKIYLETGKIMKARKSMPRAMLEQKSGVFVTLEKSGELRGCIGTFLPVYANIAEEIIHNAIAAGTEDNRFIPINLSEIAELTFTVSLLSAPTKVQELEDLDHKKYGLIVRGEKTGRRGLLLPDLPGINTVEKQVMICLEKGGIDPQAEKVSLYRFTVQKYG from the coding sequence ATGAACCCTTATTCTTCCTTAGCCAAACAGGCTTTAAAAATTTATCTTGAAACTGGCAAAATTATGAAGGCGCGAAAGAGTATGCCCAGGGCAATGTTAGAGCAAAAGTCCGGTGTTTTTGTAACTCTTGAAAAAAGCGGGGAACTGCGGGGCTGTATTGGCACATTTTTGCCTGTATATGCTAATATTGCGGAAGAGATTATTCATAATGCCATTGCCGCGGGCACAGAAGATAATCGTTTTATCCCTATTAATTTGTCGGAGATCGCGGAACTGACGTTCACGGTTTCCCTTTTGTCTGCACCAACAAAGGTTCAAGAATTAGAAGATTTGGATCATAAAAAATATGGATTAATCGTGCGCGGCGAGAAGACTGGGCGGAGAGGTCTTCTTCTCCCAGATCTTCCTGGGATTAACACAGTTGAAAAGCAGGTGATGATTTGTTTGGAAAAAGGAGGGATTGATCCCCAAGCGGAGAAGGTTTCTTTGTATCGTTTTACAGTGCAGAAATATGGGTGA